Genomic segment of Actinomycetota bacterium:
ATGTCGCCGGTCTGGAACGGCTCGGAGTTCGTTCCCCGCATGATGCTGCCGCTGTCGCTCTCCTACGACCACCGGGTGATCGACGGCGCCCTGGCCGCCCGGTTCACCCGGACCCTGGCCACCGTGCTCGAGGACGTCCGCCGCCTGCTGCTCTAGTCGGGGAGGACCCATGGAGATCCGTATCCCGGACATCGGCGACTTCGCCGACGTGCCCGTGATCGAGGTGCACGTCAGCCCGGGCAGCGTCGTGGCGGCGGAGGACCCGCTGGTCACGCTGGAGTCGGACAAGGCGACCATGGACGTGCCGTCGCCGGTGGCCGGCACCATCGCCGAGGTCCGCATCGCGGTCGGCGACCAGGTCTCGGAGGGCGACGTGGTGGCCACGCTCGAAGGAGGGGAGCAGCCGGCGGCCCCGGCGAAGGAGCGGGTGCACGAGAGCGCCCATCCGGAGGCGCCCGAGCCGGCCGGCTACGGGTCACCGGCCGGGGTCTACGAGCGCCTCGAGGTCCGGGTGCCCGACCTCGGCGACTTCGAGGACGTGCCCGTGATCGAGATCCACGTCACCCCCGGCGACAGGATCTCGGCCGAGGACCCGCTGCTCACCCTGGAGTCCGACAAGGCGACCATGGACGTCCCCGCCCCGGCCGCCGGGACCGTGGCCGAGGTCCGGGTCGCCGTCGGCGACACGGTGTCCGAGGGCGACGTGATCGTCGAGCTCCAGACCGGCCAGGAGGCGGCCCCGGCCCACGCGGACCCGGTCGCCGCCCACACCGCCCCGGCCCAGGTCCAGACGGCCCCGGTCGCCTCCGCCTCGGCGGCCGGCATCGAGGCCGACGTCCAGGCCGAGGTGCTGGTGCTGGGGGCCGGGCCCGGCGGCTACAGCGCCGCCTTCCGGGCCGCCGACCTCGGCAAGTCGGTCGTGCTGGTGGACCGCTCCCCGATCCTCGGCGGGGTCTGTCTCAACATCGGCTGCATCCCCTCCAAGGCCCTGCTGCACGCGGCCCGGGTGATCGCCGAGACCAAGGAGATGGCCGAGCACGGCCTGTCCTTCGGCGAGCCGGCCGTCGACCTGGACAAGCTCCGGGGCTGGAAGGAGTCGGTCGTCAAGCGGCTCACGAACGGCCTGGCCGGCCTGGCCAAGCAGCGCAAGGTCAAGGTGGTCACCGGCTTCGGCACCTTCGCCTCCCCAAACCATCTGGAGGTCCGTGCCGACGACGGCTCCACGACGATGGTGGGGTTCGAGCAGGCGATCATCGCAGCCGGCTCGGAGCCGGTGACCCTGCCGTTCATCCCCCACGACGACCCACGGGTGATCGACTCCACCGGGGCCCTGGAGCTGGCCAGCGTCCCCGAGCGGCTGCTGGTCGTCGGCGGCGGGATCATCGGCCTGGAGATGGCCACCGTCTACTCCGAGCTGGGGTCGCGGATCACCATCGTCGAGCTGCTCGACCAGCTCATCCCGGGCGCCGACAAGGATCTGGTCAACCCGCTGTTCAAGCGGATCTCCAAGCGGTACGAGGCCATCTACCTGACCACCAAGCTCACCCAGGTCGACGCCACCGCCGACGG
This window contains:
- the lpdA gene encoding dihydrolipoyl dehydrogenase; amino-acid sequence: MEIRIPDIGDFADVPVIEVHVSPGSVVAAEDPLVTLESDKATMDVPSPVAGTIAEVRIAVGDQVSEGDVVATLEGGEQPAAPAKERVHESAHPEAPEPAGYGSPAGVYERLEVRVPDLGDFEDVPVIEIHVTPGDRISAEDPLLTLESDKATMDVPAPAAGTVAEVRVAVGDTVSEGDVIVELQTGQEAAPAHADPVAAHTAPAQVQTAPVASASAAGIEADVQAEVLVLGAGPGGYSAAFRAADLGKSVVLVDRSPILGGVCLNIGCIPSKALLHAARVIAETKEMAEHGLSFGEPAVDLDKLRGWKESVVKRLTNGLAGLAKQRKVKVVTGFGTFASPNHLEVRADDGSTTMVGFEQAIIAAGSEPVTLPFIPHDDPRVIDSTGALELASVPERLLVVGGGIIGLEMATVYSELGSRITIVELLDQLIPGADKDLVNPLFKRISKRYEAIYLTTKLTQVDATADGLVVHFEGAKAPETATFDQVLVSVGRRPNGRAVGAEKAGVAVDERGFIGVDKQLRTNVAHIFAIGDVVGQPMLAHKAVHEGHVAAEVAAGKPSYFDVRGIPSVAYTDPEVAWVGVTETEAKAAGVKYGKGTFPWAASGRSLSLGRDEGMT